The Campylobacter armoricus sequence AAATGTGTTTTATTGAATGAATATAGTTTAGATAAAGATCTTTTAACAGGACTTGATGATTATTCTGTTTTTGAAAAGAAATTTTTAGATTATTTAGAAGATATACAAGAAAATGAAGAAATGGCTTTGGCATTAATTGATATAGATAATCTTGCAACGATAAATTATGAAATAAGTTATGATTGTGGTGATGGTGTAATTAAACATACAGCAAAAAAAATCAAAGATCAAATTCGAGGTATGGATTTGGCAACTAAAATTGAAGATGGAAAATTTTATGTTGTATTGAAAAATACTAGCAATAAAGAGGCCTTGAAAGTATTTTCAAATATTAGAGTAAATATAGCCAAAGAAAGCGTATTGGTTGTATTAGATGAGATTGATTATAGTGTTTCTATCGGTGTTGTTTTTGGAAACAAAGGAGATCAAATTCAGGATTTATTAAATAAAGCTCAAAAAGCTTTAGATTTAGCAAAAGCTAATGGAAGAAACAGGGTTGAGGTATGTTTTTAGATTGTGATTTTAAAGAAAAAATCATAGATACGCATTGTCATTTAGATAGTCAAGCTTATTTTGGGTATTTAGATGAAATGCTAATGCATGCTTTTGCAAGTGGAATTGATAAAATAATTATACCAGGTGCAGATATTAAGGATTTGCCAAGATCTAGAGAAATAGCACATAGTTATGAAAATGTATATTTTTCATGCGGAGTGCATCCTTATGATATAGATGATTTTGACTTGGATATTTTAAAAGAATTTATAGATGATAAAAAATGTGTTGCAGTAGGTGAATGCGGACTTGATTATTATCGTTTAAAAAATAATGATTCGCATATAAAAACTAAACAAAAAGAGATTTTTATAACACAAATTGAACTTGCTATAGCATATAAAAAACCTTTAATAGTTCATGTTCGTGATGCTAATGAAGATAGTTTTAATATTTTAAAATCTTATGCAAAGTATTTACAAGGTGGAGTTTTACATTGCTTTAATGCAAGTGAGCTTTTATTGCAATTAGCTAATGATGGTTTTTATTTTGGAATTGGTGGTGTTTTAACTTTTAAAAATGCTAAAAATTTAATAGAGATTTTACCTAAAATTCCAAAAGATAAAATTGTGCTAGAAACTGATGGACCTTATTTAACTCCAGAACCATATAGAGGTAAAACAAATGATCCTATTTTAACGCATTTTGTAGCGCAAAAAATAGCTCAAGTGTTACAGCTTGATAAACAAGAAGTAATAAAACTTACTAATTTTAATGCTAAAAGATTGTTCTTTCAAGGTTTATAATGAAAAGAAAATTATTTTTATTTTTTTTATTGTTGTGTTTGAATGCTGATGCAATGCAATTTACACCAGAGCATTACACACAACAAGCTCAAATTTTAAGAAATTTAGATATTGAAGCAAATTATTTAAGTGATATGATTTTTTTAGAATTTAAAGAATCATCTATTAATATACATTCTAAAACCCTAGTGGATACTATGAGAGAATTTTATAAGATAACTCCAATTATCCGTAAAATTTTAGAAAAAGAAAATATTCCTCAAGAATTTTTATATTTAGCTATTGTAGAATCTGGTTTAAAAACTCATAGTATATCAAGAACAAAAGCAGTTGGTGTATGGCAATTTATGAAGCCTACAGCACAAACATTAGGCTTACGCGTTGATCCTTATGTAGATGAAAGAAAAGATTTGGTTAAATCAACCTATGCGGCTATTGCTTATTTAAAACAGCTAAAAGAACAATTTGGAAAATGGTATTTGGCTATTTTAGCTTATAATTGTGGTGATGGAAAATTGCGTCAAGCAATCAAAAAAGCACAAAGTGATGATTTGAAAGTTTTACTTGATCCTGATAAAAAATATCTTCCATTGGAAACTAGAATTTTTATTAGAAAAATTCTAACTATGGCTTTTTTAGCAAATAATAATGATTTTTTGATCTCTCAAGATAGTGCTTTGTTAAATTATGCATTATCTAGTGAAGTTAAAAAAATATCTATTCCGCCGAGTGTTTCTTTAAGAGAGCTTGCTAAAGTGTCTAAAATGTCATATAGTGAATTTAAACGCTATAATCCACATTTTAATTATGATTTTACTCCACCTGATAAAAAAGATTATTATATGTACATTCCTTTAAGTAAAAGTGCTGTGGTTGAAAGAGCTTTGCAAAATGTAAAATTAGCAAAAGTTGATACTACCATACCTTATACAAAAATTTATATAGTAAAAGAAGGTGATAGTTTATATACTATTGCTAAAAAACATAAAATTAGTGTTGAGAGTATTAAAGAATATAATAAAATCAAAGGAAATCTGATTAATATTAATCAAAAACTTGTGTTAAAAATTAAGGAGAATAATAATGCAAAAGTTAAAACAACTCAAAAAATATCAAAAAACTCTCATACAAAAGTCGTTAGTCGTTAGTTGTGTAGGGGTTTTATTTAGTGCTTGTAGTATAGTACCTATTAGCACGCCTACTGTATATTATCCAGAACGAGATTTTAAAAGCGTTAAGCACAATAATACTAGCTTAAAAGGCACAATGAAACCTTATACTATTAATGGAAAGACTTATTATCCAACTGTGGTTGAGGTTGGTGAAACTGCAGATGGTATAGCTAGTTGGTATGGGCCAGGTTTTCATGGTAAAAAAACTTCTAATGGTGAAACTTATGATCAGCACGCTTATACAGCAGCTCATAAGACTTTACCAATGAATACTATAGTGAAGGTAACAAATTTAAAAAATCATCGTCAAACTACTGTGAGAATAAACGATAGAGGACCATTTGTGGCAGGAAGAATTATTGATCTATCTAATATGGCTGCAAGAGATATTGATATGATACATTCTGGAACAGCACCTGTAAGACTTGAAGTAATAGGTTTTGGAACAAGTGCAAATTCAGGTTCAGTGCATACAAATTCTAATTTAGGAAGTAGTGGAGCTATAGTTGATAGTGGGCATATTTTCCAAGGTGGTTCTTTTATGGTTCAAATTGGTGCATTTAGAAATAAAAGTGGTGCAGAATTAATAGCAAATAGATATAAAAATTATAATTCATATACCTCAACTATACAAACAAGCGCTAAAGATGGTTTGCATAGAGTATTCTTAAAAGGCTTTAGAAGTGAGCAAGAGGCAAGAGACTTTGTTGATAGTGGATCTTTCCCAGGTGCATTTATAGTAAGAGAGTAAAATTATGATAGAACTTATTTTTTTAGATGTAGATGGCTGTTTGACAGATGGTAAAATTATCTATACTCAAAATTATGGAGAAATTAAAGAATTTAATGTAAAGGATGGTGCGGCTATTGAGGCTTGGCAGAAGCTTGGTAAAAAAGTTGCTATTATAACAGGTAGAACAAGTGAATGTGTGTATTTTAGAGCTAGAGATTTAAAGATTGACCTAGTATATCAAGGAATTAGTGATAAACTTGCTTGTGCTAAAGAAATTTTAGAGAAGTTAAACTTAGATTTTTCTCAATGTGCGGCTATTGGGGATTATTATAATGATATGAGTTTGCTTGAAGCAGTTGGATATAGCTTTAAGCCAAAAGATGCACATAAGGCTTTAAAAACTGATAAAGTTTTAAATAGAAAAGGTGGCAGTGGAGCGGTGAGTGAAATGATAGAGATTTTAATAGAGTATAATAATATGCAGGCTCAATGGGATAAACTTTGGCGATAAAAATTTTTGCTACATTAATGAGCTTATTTGTTTTTGTGATGGTTATTTTAAGTACTCAAGATCCTTATCTTTTTACTATAAAGCCACAAAAAATTGATATGGCTAATATGCAAGCATTTGATATATTTGATTATGAGCTTAATACTACTACCACAAAAGCAAGTTATCAAGCAAGTCGTTGGGTAAAATACCAAGATAAAGATATTTTTGATAATTTGAAAATACAAGCAATTGATTATAATTTAAGTTCAAATCTACTCATTAAAGACGAAGAGCAATCTATTTTAGAAGGCAATGTTACTTATGTTGATAAAAACCAAACAAAAATTTCAACTCAAAAGGCTATTTATGACACACAAAAAAGAATTTTATTCTCCAAAGAACAATTTAAAGCTTATGTTGGGTTGAATGAAATTATTGGCGATAATTTTATTTATGATATTAATCAAAAACAATTGAAAATACAAGGAATAAAAGCATGGTTTTTAGAATAATAATTTTTTTATGTATGATTAATTTATTTGCTTTTAGTGCACAAAAAATTGAAGTTTATGCAAAAGATTTTTATTTAGATGAGAAAAGTGAAACAAGTATTTTAACAGGTGATGTTGAAGTAAAAAAAGGAAAAGATATTTTAAATTC is a genomic window containing:
- a CDS encoding TatD family hydrolase encodes the protein MFLDCDFKEKIIDTHCHLDSQAYFGYLDEMLMHAFASGIDKIIIPGADIKDLPRSREIAHSYENVYFSCGVHPYDIDDFDLDILKEFIDDKKCVAVGECGLDYYRLKNNDSHIKTKQKEIFITQIELAIAYKKPLIVHVRDANEDSFNILKSYAKYLQGGVLHCFNASELLLQLANDGFYFGIGGVLTFKNAKNLIEILPKIPKDKIVLETDGPYLTPEPYRGKTNDPILTHFVAQKIAQVLQLDKQEVIKLTNFNAKRLFFQGL
- a CDS encoding lytic transglycosylase domain-containing protein; amino-acid sequence: MKRKLFLFFLLLCLNADAMQFTPEHYTQQAQILRNLDIEANYLSDMIFLEFKESSINIHSKTLVDTMREFYKITPIIRKILEKENIPQEFLYLAIVESGLKTHSISRTKAVGVWQFMKPTAQTLGLRVDPYVDERKDLVKSTYAAIAYLKQLKEQFGKWYLAILAYNCGDGKLRQAIKKAQSDDLKVLLDPDKKYLPLETRIFIRKILTMAFLANNNDFLISQDSALLNYALSSEVKKISIPPSVSLRELAKVSKMSYSEFKRYNPHFNYDFTPPDKKDYYMYIPLSKSAVVERALQNVKLAKVDTTIPYTKIYIVKEGDSLYTIAKKHKISVESIKEYNKIKGNLININQKLVLKIKENNNAKVKTTQKISKNSHTKVVSR
- a CDS encoding septal ring lytic transglycosylase RlpA family protein — its product is MQKLKQLKKYQKTLIQKSLVVSCVGVLFSACSIVPISTPTVYYPERDFKSVKHNNTSLKGTMKPYTINGKTYYPTVVEVGETADGIASWYGPGFHGKKTSNGETYDQHAYTAAHKTLPMNTIVKVTNLKNHRQTTVRINDRGPFVAGRIIDLSNMAARDIDMIHSGTAPVRLEVIGFGTSANSGSVHTNSNLGSSGAIVDSGHIFQGGSFMVQIGAFRNKSGAELIANRYKNYNSYTSTIQTSAKDGLHRVFLKGFRSEQEARDFVDSGSFPGAFIVRE
- a CDS encoding HAD hydrolase family protein, whose amino-acid sequence is MIELIFLDVDGCLTDGKIIYTQNYGEIKEFNVKDGAAIEAWQKLGKKVAIITGRTSECVYFRARDLKIDLVYQGISDKLACAKEILEKLNLDFSQCAAIGDYYNDMSLLEAVGYSFKPKDAHKALKTDKVLNRKGGSGAVSEMIEILIEYNNMQAQWDKLWR